A segment of the Agrobacterium tumefaciens genome:
GGCAAGAACCGTCTCTCCGACTACTGGTCGAAGTTCAACGATCAGATGATCTTCATCTACATGTCCGGTTCCCGCGGCATCAATGAAGACTTCATCGAAACGACTGCTTGGACCGGCCACGCCGAAAATCCGATCGAAGCGCCGGATGCCGACCATATCCTGTACGGCGGCGACGCGACGGCAAAGGGTAACCTCGATACGGCGGACATCATGTCCCGTTCTGTCATCGAGCGCGCTCAGACCAAGGCCCGCATGATGTCGGCCAAGGATCCGAAGAACGCCAACATGATGCCGATCATGATCAACGGCGAATCCCACTACGTCTGCGTCATGAACCCGTTCCAGGAACATGACCTGCGTAACAACGATCAGGGCGGCTGGCTGGAAATCCAGAAGGCGGCGGCAACGGCAGAAGGCCGCAGCAACCCGATCTTCAAGGGTGGCCTTGGCATGGTCAACAACACCGTGCTTCACAGCCATGAGTGGGCGATCCGCTTCAATGACTATGGCGCTGGCAACAACGTCGCCGCTGGCCGTGCTCTGTTCATGGGTCGCCAGGGTGGCGTGATTGCCTTCGGTTCCGCTGGTGGCTTCCGCTACACGTGGACCGAAGAGACCAAGGACCATGGCAACGAGCCGGTTGTCGCGTCTGGCGTTATCGCCGGGGTCAAAAAGACGCGCTTCAACGGTCGCGATTACGGCGTGATCTCGATCGACACCGCTTCGAAAGACCCGAACGCCTGATGATCTGCCCGGGCTAGTCCCGGGCACTTCCTTTCGCCACCGCGATCTAACCCTCAAAGGAACATGCTCATGGCGCTCATTCAGAGCAAATACGCTAAAGGGACCGAGCCCCTTTCCTACCCTTCGACTGCTGGCGAAGCGGTCGCGATCCGCTTCTCTCATCAGTTGGCAGCAAACCCAGCCGCCGGTGACATTCTTGAGCTGGCGTGCATTCCGTCGAATTGCCGCGTCGCTGAGATTGTCCTCGACTGCGACGATCTCGACAGCAACGGCGCTCCGACTGTCGTCTTTGACGTCGGCATCATGAGCGGTGCGTTCGGCGAAGAGAGCAACGCGCGCACCTGCGGCGCAGAATTCTTCTCCGGTTCAAACGTCGCACAAGCCGGCGGCGTTGCTCGCCCAACGGTTCGCACTGCCTACCGCACGACCCCCTCAAACATCGATCGCAGTATCGGTGTGAAATTCACCGCTATCTCGGCGACCTTCCAGGCGGGCTCTATCGGCCTCACTGTCTTCCTGACCACCGAGTAAGCCCCTCGACGGTTGGTTGCGACAAGGGGCTCACAAGCCCCTTTTTCTTTCAAGGAGCGGATTATGAAAACTGTCATCGAGTGCCTGCTGGGGGCGACTGAACAAACCATTGGCGGCATCACCTACAGCTTCGACCGTGACGAACATGGCCGTTACGTCAACGAAGTGAACAGCGTTCTCCACCGCTCGATCTTCCTCAACGTAGTTCACTACAAGGAAGTGCCGTTAGATCCTCCTGTCCCCGACGATCAGGAAATCCCTGCGTTCCTCTCCGGGCAGGCAGGCGCGGCCACTGACGCCGCGGACGATTCCGAAACCGTGAGCGACGAAGATGCCAACGATGAAGGTAGCGACGCGGACGACGGGGATGCATCCGTGCCGGAAGCTGCGCCCGCAGAAGACACCGGCGAGAACGAGCCGTCCGAACCTGCACCGGTAGCACCCGCTGCCAAAAAGGCCACCAGCAAGAGCAAGTAAGCCATGCCCAAGGCAAGTGAAGTGATGAAGAGCGCCAGCGTCCTCCTGTTGGACGAAGACAATGTGCGCTGGCCGCTTTCAGAGCTTGCCGACTGGATCAACGATGCGGTCAAGGCGATCATTCTCGCCAAGCCTTCCGCATCGTCTCGCACGGCGCAATACCCGCTCGAGCAGGGCACCTACCAGAAGATCCCTGAGACGCTGGACGGGGTGACGCCGCTGCAGCTCCTTGGCGTCAACCACAACATCATCGACACCGTTAAGAACATCGGCGGGCGAGCCATCCGCACCGCCTCGCGATCGATGCTCGATTCCCACGAACCGAATTGGCGTAATCCCGCCTACGCACCGTTTGCGAAAGAAGTGCGCCAGGTCACGTTCGACGAAAACGTGCCGCTCGAATTCGAGTGCTACCCGGGCAATACCGGCAACGGCGTGGTGCAGATCGCGATTTCGTACCTCCCTGCCCGCGTCGCACCCGTCACCGGCCGTGATGTGGCAACGCTCGAGGCGTGGGACGTTAGTGTCGGTGTGCCCGAGCCCTACACCGTCCCCTTGATCGACTACGTGCTGTTCAAAGCCTTCTCGAAGGATGACATCGCTGGCGATCCAACAAAGGCGATGACGCACTATCAGACATTCGCGACTGCGCTTGGCATCAAAGTGCAGGGTGAAGCGGCTGCTAATCCGAATAGGAGGCGGTGATGCGCGACATAGACGATATGCTGCCGTTCGTCCTTCCCTTCGCGCCGAACTGCGCCGATTTGACCGCCTATCGATGCATTCGTGAAGCAGCTCGAGAGGTTTGCGAAAAAGTCGACATCTGGCGCGAGAAAGACACGATCAGTGTCACCGACATTGACGGTGAATGCCTTTCGACGTTCGGTGACGCAGAGGTGAAGAAGATCGAGGCCGCGGCGCTGGACGGCATCCGCCTCGAGCCTAAATCCCCTGAATGGCTCGATGCGAACCAGCCGGGCTGGGACGGCGACAACGAGAACCAAGCACAGGCGCGTTTCATAACGCAGATCACGCCAGGCAAGATTGTTGTCGTCCCCCGTATGACGGGCACGCTCTCCGTTCGCCTCATTCTCAAGCCATCGCTCAAGGCAATGACGCTGCCTGACTTCATCGTCGACAAGTATGCGACCGAGATCGGCAGAGGCGCTGCAGGAAGGGTGCTGATGCTGCCGAACGACGACGGCGGGGCCAATCCCGCTATGGCGACGGCCCTGCTCTCTGAATTCAATCTATTCCTCGACCGCCTGCCGATGATGGCCGCAAAGGGCCAGCAGGGCGCGCGCCCGAGAACGAAAGCGAGCTTTTACTGATGCCAGCCAGCACCTACGCCGCCAATGCCATATTGAACCAATTCCTTCGTGGGGTTGCTGCAGCGCCACCGACACGGCTGTACGTCTCGCTTCACACAGCGGACCCGGGAAACACTGGCACGTCGGAAGTCGCGACTGCAGCTTGGCCCGCATACACTCGTCTCGACGCTGCGCTGGGGGGCGCTGTGGCGTCGGGCTTCACCGCCGCGGCGGGGAAAGCCTGCACCAACGCCAAAGAGCTGCTCTACCCGCCTCACAACGGCGCGGCCCCCATCACCGTGACACACTTCGCGATTTGGACAGATCCTCTCGCCGGTGAGATGGTGATGCAAGGCGAGCTGATCGCGCCAAAGACACTCAACCCAACCGACGAATGTATCATCCACGCCAACGACCTCGACATCGTGGTGGTCTGATGGATAGCCGCGGCTCCACAAATGGCGCTGAGGTGAATGCCTTCGCGGTCAACACTGGAAACTTCATCGTCGATGTTCCGGCATCGGCGCAAACTTCTGTGACGCCCTCCCTCTCGCTGATCCGCCGCATCGCCGCCCGTAGCGTGGATGTTCTGGCAGTCGCAGGAAATGTGATGCTGACCGCTCGCCGACGCGCAACAGCCGCGGCTCAAGTGACTGTCGACGGAGCGGCCTTGCTAGCTCGTCGAGCCGCAGCTCGAGCCACGTCACAAGCAACTATCGACGCCGGTGCGGCGCTCACTCGTCGCATCACCGCCTTGTCTACAGCCACAATCACGATTGACGGCAAGGTGTTTCTCGCCTGGCGCTACCTGCGCCGTGCCACGCCGAACCGGATCATGCGCATCCAGCCTGTACGTGCTTTCGTCGTCGGACCAGAGCTGCGCCGCTTGATCGTGCCTCGAGACATTTCTGTGATGCGCCTGCCTCGGGAACAGGGAGCGATGCCATGACCGATGTGATGGTGAAAAAGCCTGCTGACGTTCTCGACTACGACGTGGATTTCGCACGTTGGCTCCCCTCGCCTGATCGCTTGTCCGGCGCATCGACCACGATTGAGAACTCGACTGCCGTCGTCGATCGTACCGAGTACACCGACACCAACGCAAAAATCTGGATTTCCGGCGGCGCGACTGGCGAGACCGCTGACGTCACCGTGACTGTGACAACCCTGGAAGGCCGAACCAAGCAGTTTTGCTTCAATCTCAAAATCAAGGAGTGCCATTAATGGTGGTCAAGCTTGCCAATAATGCCATTTCCACCCTTGCGGCCTCAATAACGGATGCGGTGTCGTCACTCTCTGTGCAAGGCGCGGATGCTGGAAAATTCCCTCCATTGGATGCCGGAGACTGGCACCCCGCTACGATAATTGATCCCGCTGGCAATATGGAAATTGTCAAAGTGACGGCTCGCGTCGGTGCAGTTTTGACAATTGAGCGCGCTCAGGAAGGCACAACGGCAAAAGCGTTTGCGGCGGGGTCGCGTGTAGACATACGCTTGACGGCCGGGGCTTTTCTCGGTGCTCTTTCGGGCAAGGTAGATAATTCCACATTCGGGGACGTTGTTAACGACCTGCAAGAGATGGGTGACGATCTGCAACAACTGGGCGACGACCTGCAGTTACTCGTCAGTGGTAATGCGGGCAAAGGTTTGCCCAGCTACGTTAAAGGTCTCGTCACTTCGAGACCCTCCGCTTACTTGGTCTCGGTTACAAGTGGCGAGATCAAGGGCAACGGAAAATTCACCGAAAATACTGCCGCTTTCTCGAAACGGCTTGATGCGGTTTGGGCGGCGGGCGCTGGAAACGGCGGTCGATTAAGTGCGGCGGCTATTGCCGCCAGCACTACCTATCACCTTCACGCTCTGCGCAAAGATAGCGACGGTTCATTCGATTGGGGGTTTGATGTATCTGCTACGGCTCCCACGGTTCCCGTAGGTTATTCGTGGGTAGGACGCTTTTGGTCCGTTTACACGAACTCAGCGGCAAATGGGATTGTTGCTTATACGCAAGCAGATAATTTTTGCATCACATCCGGCGGCACATGGTTTGTCTCGACTTCGGCTTTAGCCTTGGGGTTGTATTCGCCGCCTGTTACGATCCCGGTGCCTAGCGGCATTAAAGTAAGAATGCGCGTAGCTGGCATTGCCGATGCCGCCGCAAGTGGCAACACCGACCTACAGCTGTACCATGCTGAAACGGTTCCAACGGCATTGGCAGATTTGCGAGCTTTCGCCGGTGTTGGGGTCGTTGCTGCGTCGACAAACGACGTAGTAGCAGGAACATTGATAACAAATACCGCAAGACAGGTAGGCATATTGTTGGCATTCAATGGCGCGGGCGGAACGGGTACGCTTGTTGTCGTGGGATGGGAAGATTTCACCCTCAACAGGATTTATTGATATGGCTTTCGTTAGACGAGAGAACGGCAGGATCGTTACTTACTCCCTTGGCCTGTCGCCTGGCATCGCGGAAGAAGAAATCGCCGACAACCATCCTGATTTCTTGGCGTTTCTCACGCCCCCGAAATCGGAAAAGGACGTGGACCGAGAGCGGGATCGCCGGATCGATGCCGGCTTTGTGTTCGAGGGCGTGTATTATCAGTCTCGGACAGAAGATCGCGAAAACATTGCGGGCGCGAAAGCAGCAGCAACGGACGCCATAACGCTGTTCGGCGCCGAGGCTGGCAACTTCGCGTGGCAACGCCTTCTTGATTCCAATGCCCCGCCGGAATTTCGGTGGATTGCAGCGGACAACAGCACCCATCTGATGGATGCCCAAACCGCAATGCGCTTCGGCTACGCAGCGCTAGGCCACAAACAAGATCATATCTTCGCGGCTCGTAAGCTAAAAGACATGGACCCGATACCGGACGACTATGCCTCGAACGCACTGTATTGGCCGTAAGGAGGCTCAATGCCTGCCATCAACATCTCTGCGTTCATTGGCGAGCGACCCCTCATCATCCCGCGCCTTCTGCCCGAGACGGCGGCGCAAGAGGCAGTGAACGCGCGCCTTGATGATGGCGGTCTCACCCCGATCCGTAAATCGCTGAAAACAGGTGAATTCGTAGAAGCTGGGGCTGTCACAGTCTACCGCCATAACGGCGTGTGGTTGTCGTGGCCCGTCGTGGTTGACGCCGCCCCCGGCCCGGTCGCGCAAGAGCGCCTCTATTTCACCGGCGATGGTGTCCCTAAAATGCGCATCGGAGCAGACGTCTACGACCTTGCTGTGCCTCGCCCAGTTGGTGCTCTTACCGCCGTTGCTTCTGGCACCGGAGATGGGGACACTCAGAGCCGAACCTACGTATACACCTACGTCACCGACTTTGGGGAGGAAACAGGCCCCTCGCCGGCCTCTGCAATCATCGACTGGAAACCGGGGCAGACTGTCACCCTTTCTGGATTTGCAGCGCCGGTGGCCGGTCGGCAAATCACGAAACAGCGTATCTATCGAAGCCAGACCGGCTCCAGCGGAACATACCTCTACTTTATCGCTGAACGCGCTGCGACCGCAGCAAACTACATCGACAACGTGGCCGTGGATGCGTTTCAGGAGGCTCTGCCGTCTGCAGGCTGGGACGAGCCGCCTGATAATCTTTTGGGCCTCACCGTCATGCCAAACGGCATGATGGCAGCGTTCGTCGAGCGTAGCGTGTATTTCTCCGAACCATGGCGCCCGCACGTCTGGCCAGAGAAGTATATCATGAACTGCGACAGCGAGGTGGTTGCGCTCGGCGCGATCGGGAACGTTCTTGTAGTCATGACCAAGGCGCACCCTTACATCATGACAGGTAGCCATCCCGATTCGATGCAGTCGCAGAAACTGGAAGCGAACTTCCCCTGCATTAACGCTAGAGGCGTCGTCGATCTCGGATTCTCCATCTGCTATCCAACAAACGACGGGCTCATCGCAGTCGGGGGCGACGGTTCTGTCAATCTCGTCACTCGTGAGCTTTTCCGCCCGCACGACTGGCTCAAGCTGTCTCCCGCGACGGCCATCGGAGCGCAATATTCAGGCGCTTATGCAATGTTCTACGACATCGAGCAGGATGGCATACGGCAGGCGGGATGCCTCTTCGTCACGGTAGGCGCGACGCCGTTCCTTATACGGTCGGCAGAGATTATCTCGGCATGTTATTTCGATGTGGCGGATTCGGCCCTCTATTTCACGCGCCCTGGCGATACGAACATTTACAGGTTTGACCCGCCTGATGGTCCACCTGAGATGATGGTTTGGCGGTCGAAAGAATGGTGGTTGCCGCGCCCAATGAATTTCGGTGCTCTTTTGATCGATAAAGGTAGCCTCAAGGCCAACAATCACACGGCAGCTATACAAGCCGAAGTGGAAAGGATTGAAACAGAGAACGCGGCAATTTTCGCGTCTGGCCAGCTCGAATCCGCCGTTAACGAGAACGCCGTCAACGCATACCCAGTAAATGGCGATGCTATGCTTCCTTTGCCGGAATACCTTGCGGTCTCTATAGGTGTCTTTGGTGACGGCAAGCTTGTACGCGTAATCAACAGGACTGACACAGTCGAGCGCCTGCCAGGCAAGAGCATGGCGAGAGTTTGGGAGATCGCGGTTTCCTCCAACGTTCCAATCAGTCGGATCGCCATGGCGTCATCGGTCGACGAGCTGAGGACGTTAGCGTGAGGACACTGGCATGAACAATGAGCAGATCGAAAAGCTCGAGGTTCTGGACGGTTCTCGCCGCGGCACGCGTGAAAAGGCCGCGGTGCGTATCGAGGATCTCAACGAGCTGCTGCGGATCGGCGGGAAGCTGCAAACGAAGCAGCTCACCGCCGCGCCGACGATGGACGACTTCAACGCGCTGCAGAAAGACCTCGAGAACATCTCCGCGCGCCTGAACGGTGTCGCGGCAGCGATCCAGAAGAGGCTTATCCGTTGAAAGAAGTGGTGTACGGCCCGAGCGAAGAGATGCTGGATTGGGCGACACAGCGCGGCGGCATCCGATTCCGCGACGATGCGGCAACGATCGGCATGCGTTCCGACAAAGGCCTGCACGGCGTCATCGTTTTTGACAGCTTCACCACGACCGGCTGCTGGGTCTCCGTCGTTTCAGACGGTGGACGCAAATGGATAACCCGAGAGCTGATTATCCGGACCTTCGCCTACCCATTCATTCAGCTCAACTACCCTCGCCTCAACTCTTTCGTTTCGGTGCACAACGCCGACGCGATCCGCTTCAACGAGCATTTCGGCTTCCAGCGCGAGGGCGTCATGCGTGAGGCGGGAGAGAAAGGCGAGGATCTGATTGTCTACGGCATGCTGCGCCGGGAGTGCCGTTGGTTGCCAGAACGCTTCTCTGGAAAAGTTGGTCAGAGACAGCTATAACAAGCCATTGCGCATGAGTGCTTTTCCCGTTTCGAAGAGGCACGTTATTCATGGGCAAAGGCAGCTCCTCCGCACCCGGTCCTGATCCGCAGATCGGCGCAGCGGCTCTCAAGCAGGCAGAAACAGGCGAGGCATGGCTCGCCTTTGCGCAAGACGCATTTGCAGTCTCTCAGGACCGACAGAAAGAACTCGACGCGCTCACCACGAAAGTGACTGAGCAGCAGCTCGGGCTTGCCACCGATCAGGCCACATGGGCAAAGGAGGATCGAGAGCGGTACAATTCGGTCTATAAGCCCATCGAAGACGAGTTTATCGAGGAAGCTACCAACTACGCGACGGAAGAACGCCAGACGGAAGCCGCTGCAGAAGCTCGAGCCGACGTTCAGAGCGCCGCGGCGACGAACCGGGCTGCAACGGAGCGCGCAAACGCCTCTATGGGTGTCACACCCGGCAGCGGACGTTTCACCGGTGTCCAGGCCGCATCTGACCTCGGAACGACGCTAGCAGAGGCCGGTGCAGCCAACACGGCGCGTCAGGCGGTGCGTGACAAGGGGCTGGCGCTGAAAGCGGACGTCGCGAACCTCGGCAAAGGCCTGCCTGCGCAAGCCGCGGCCGGTGCGGCCGGCAGCGTCGCGGCAAGCGGTACAGCGCTGGGCGGATCTCAGGCAACCAACAGCCAGGCGCTCGCGGCATCCACGATCCTCAACGCGGGATATGGTGGCGCGATGCAGGGTTATGCCGGACAGGCGGGCACTCTCAATCAGCAATATGGCCTGCAGTTGGATGCGTGGAAGACGCAGCAGCAGATGAATGCTCAGAATGCATCCGGCATCGGCAGCTTCCTTGGCGGCATCGGTGGCCTCATCTTCTCCGACGAAGAGGTCAAGGAAAACAAGGAAGAGATCGAGGACGGTGACGCACTCGATGCTCTCAACTCAATGCCGGTCGAAGAATGGGACTACAAGCCCGGTGTCGCCGACGAAGGGCGTCACGTCGGCACCTATGCCCAAGACTTCCAGCGCGCCACCGGTAAAGGCGACGGACATACCATCCCGGTGCAGGACGCCATCGGCATCACCATGAAAGCCGTGCAGGATCTCGACAAGAAGCTTGATGCGACGATTGACGCCATCGGCCTCGGCGGTGTCGCGCCCGCTCCCCGTAAAACTTCGGTACCCAGCGTAAAACGTAAACCCGCAGAGGAGAACGCACCATGAGTTTGGCAATTGGCCTTGGCGGCTTCATGGACGGCTTCCAGAAGGGAATGCAGATCAAGCAGGACCGAGCCGACGCGGACCGCCGCAAGACGCTGCAGGACCGGCAGGACGCGGAATACACACGCGTCACTG
Coding sequences within it:
- a CDS encoding N4-gp56 family major capsid protein — protein: MTKTVVAFGDPKAQKKWSGALFIDITKKSYFDRKFIGTSDEFAIQRLTDLESEAGDQISFDLSVQLRNRPTYGDQRLEGKEESLRFFTDQIKIDQMRHGVSAGGKMSRKRTAHNMRQIGKNRLSDYWSKFNDQMIFIYMSGSRGINEDFIETTAWTGHAENPIEAPDADHILYGGDATAKGNLDTADIMSRSVIERAQTKARMMSAKDPKNANMMPIMINGESHYVCVMNPFQEHDLRNNDQGGWLEIQKAAATAEGRSNPIFKGGLGMVNNTVLHSHEWAIRFNDYGAGNNVAAGRALFMGRQGGVIAFGSAGGFRYTWTEETKDHGNEPVVASGVIAGVKKTRFNGRDYGVISIDTASKDPNA
- a CDS encoding DUF4376 domain-containing protein — its product is MSWDGKISPSTGFIDMAFVRRENGRIVTYSLGLSPGIAEEEIADNHPDFLAFLTPPKSEKDVDRERDRRIDAGFVFEGVYYQSRTEDRENIAGAKAAATDAITLFGAEAGNFAWQRLLDSNAPPEFRWIAADNSTHLMDAQTAMRFGYAALGHKQDHIFAARKLKDMDPIPDDYASNALYWP
- a CDS encoding GNAT family N-acetyltransferase, with protein sequence MKEVVYGPSEEMLDWATQRGGIRFRDDAATIGMRSDKGLHGVIVFDSFTTTGCWVSVVSDGGRKWITRELIIRTFAYPFIQLNYPRLNSFVSVHNADAIRFNEHFGFQREGVMREAGEKGEDLIVYGMLRRECRWLPERFSGKVGQRQL
- a CDS encoding tail fiber domain-containing protein encodes the protein MGKGSSSAPGPDPQIGAAALKQAETGEAWLAFAQDAFAVSQDRQKELDALTTKVTEQQLGLATDQATWAKEDRERYNSVYKPIEDEFIEEATNYATEERQTEAAAEARADVQSAAATNRAATERANASMGVTPGSGRFTGVQAASDLGTTLAEAGAANTARQAVRDKGLALKADVANLGKGLPAQAAAGAAGSVAASGTALGGSQATNSQALAASTILNAGYGGAMQGYAGQAGTLNQQYGLQLDAWKTQQQMNAQNASGIGSFLGGIGGLIFSDEEVKENKEEIEDGDALDALNSMPVEEWDYKPGVADEGRHVGTYAQDFQRATGKGDGHTIPVQDAIGITMKAVQDLDKKLDATIDAIGLGGVAPAPRKTSVPSVKRKPAEENAP